The sequence tggagaaggccttaCGTTTTCCTTCAGTGGAAGGAATTCTTAGAATAGTGGCAACAATGAAAATGTAAGAGATGGAAATTAGTAGCAATGGAATAACTAGAACAATCAGATTTGACCCTGCCATGCTGATCACATTAATTGAAATATCAGCACAGGCCAATTTTAGGATAGCCAGAATTTCACAAACGAAATGGTTAATTACATTGTCAGAACAGAATGGTAATTTCATTGCAAGAGATGTCTGCACCACTGAGTCAACAATACCTGCAGCCCAGGATCCAGCTGCCATGGGCACATAAGCACCTTTTCTCATGATGACAGGGTATCTCAGTGGGtagcagatggccacatagcggtcaagTGCCATCATGCCTAGAAGTATACACTCTGTGGCTCCCATGGCAAAAGAGAGAAACATTTGTACCATGCATCCAGAGAAGGAAACCCTTTTCCTTACTGTAAGGAAACTGTCAAGAATTaatgggacagaggagcttg comes from Dama dama isolate Ldn47 chromosome 16, ASM3311817v1, whole genome shotgun sequence and encodes:
- the LOC133071397 gene encoding olfactory receptor 13C8-like, producing MGRTNDSVLREFVLTGLSAHPELQTVFFVLVLCMYLMILLGNGVLISVIICDSRLHTPMYFFLCNLSFLDICYTSSSVPLILDSFLTVRKRVSFSGCMVQMFLSFAMGATECILLGMMALDRYVAICYPLRYPVIMRKGAYVPMAAGSWAAGIVDSVVQTSLAMKLPFCSDNVINHFVCEILAILKLACADISINVISMAGSNLIVLVIPLLLISISYIFIVATILRIPSTEGKRKAFSTCSAHLTVVTVFFVTIFFMYAKPKSKSSAGTDNQDIIEALISLLYGVMTPMLNPLIYSLRNKDVKIAARNMLGRRNFSDGI